Proteins from one Leptospira bourretii genomic window:
- the gatA gene encoding Asp-tRNA(Asn)/Glu-tRNA(Gln) amidotransferase subunit GatA — translation MKDLIFLTYSEIKTKLNDGSLSSKELVLAYIKRIEATDAKVKAFLEFNKERILAQAEESDNRRKAGKLLSEFDGIPIGIKDNICISGEITSCSSHILENFRSPYDASVIQKLKEKGFVLFPRLNMDEFAMGSSTENSAFQTTRNPFDTNRIPGGSSGGSAAAVAASMLPVSLGSDTGGSIRQPAALCGIWGLKPTYGRVSRYGLVAYASSLDQIGPFSNDLQGISDLLEIISGLDHKDQTTAKVDSFETNSVSAIDWKGKRIGVMKTEEFNFSPDVNKRYTDILKEIESKGAILVPLDFSLLKYAIPVYYLIATAECSSNLSRFDGIRYGLRKEGAGKLDDLYSESRTQGFGPEVKRRILLGTFSLSSGYYDAYYGKAQKARVLIRKQYAEFFKSVDIIFQPTSPTTAFKVGEKTKDPIQMYQADILTTSVNLAGVPAISCPAGLDSGNLPIGLQITSSHFDESKLLSYAKSVSELEICKLPLPIEIS, via the coding sequence ATGAAAGACTTAATTTTTCTCACTTATTCTGAGATCAAAACAAAACTGAATGATGGAAGTCTTAGTTCCAAAGAACTAGTATTAGCTTATATCAAACGAATCGAAGCAACAGATGCAAAGGTAAAAGCGTTTTTAGAATTCAATAAGGAACGAATTTTAGCCCAAGCAGAAGAAAGCGACAATCGAAGAAAAGCAGGAAAGTTACTTTCCGAATTCGATGGAATTCCCATTGGAATCAAAGATAATATCTGTATCTCTGGCGAAATCACTTCTTGTTCTTCTCATATTTTAGAAAACTTTCGTTCCCCATACGATGCATCAGTCATTCAAAAACTAAAAGAAAAAGGTTTTGTTTTATTTCCTAGGCTCAATATGGATGAGTTTGCTATGGGTTCCTCTACGGAAAACAGTGCGTTCCAAACAACAAGAAATCCTTTTGATACAAATAGAATTCCTGGAGGATCTAGCGGCGGTTCGGCGGCTGCAGTAGCTGCCTCTATGTTACCGGTTTCTCTCGGCTCCGACACAGGAGGTTCCATCCGACAACCTGCTGCACTCTGTGGAATCTGGGGTTTAAAACCTACATATGGTCGTGTTTCCAGATATGGACTTGTGGCTTATGCATCTAGTCTCGACCAAATTGGACCTTTTTCTAATGATTTACAAGGGATTTCTGACCTATTAGAAATTATTTCTGGATTGGATCACAAAGACCAAACGACTGCAAAAGTAGATTCCTTTGAAACAAATTCAGTTTCTGCCATTGATTGGAAAGGAAAACGAATTGGTGTGATGAAAACGGAAGAATTCAACTTTTCACCAGACGTAAACAAACGTTATACGGATATATTAAAAGAAATAGAATCGAAGGGGGCAATTCTTGTTCCACTTGATTTTTCTTTATTAAAGTATGCAATTCCAGTTTATTATTTAATCGCTACTGCAGAATGTTCTTCCAACCTAAGCCGTTTTGATGGAATTCGTTATGGATTAAGAAAAGAAGGCGCTGGTAAATTGGATGATTTATATTCTGAATCTAGAACCCAAGGATTTGGCCCAGAAGTCAAACGCCGAATTCTACTCGGAACGTTTTCTTTAAGTTCTGGTTACTATGATGCGTATTACGGAAAAGCCCAAAAAGCAAGAGTTCTCATTCGCAAACAATATGCTGAATTCTTTAAGTCAGTCGATATTATTTTTCAACCAACTTCACCTACGACAGCATTCAAAGTTGGGGAAAAAACAAAGGATCCAATCCAAATGTACCAAGCGGATATCCTTACCACTTCGGTTAACTTAGCTGGGGTCCCTGCCATCAGTTGTCCTGCTGGATTGGATTCAGGAAACCTTCCCATTGGTTTACAAATTACTTCATCCCATTTTGATGAATCAAAACTTCTGAGTTATGCGAAATCTGTTTCGGAATTAGAAATCTGCAAACTACCTCTTCCTATCGAGATCAGCTAA
- the gatC gene encoding Asp-tRNA(Asn)/Glu-tRNA(Gln) amidotransferase subunit GatC, with amino-acid sequence MDEKELKNIANLAKLNIDDAEVSSMLGDFSRIVQYVDEIKNLDTSSVGDDEIYEQIFYELRKDLAENGLKRDDLAKIAPAYENGYVVVPKVIET; translated from the coding sequence ATGGATGAAAAAGAATTAAAAAACATTGCCAATTTGGCAAAACTTAACATTGATGATGCCGAAGTATCTTCCATGTTAGGTGACTTTTCTCGGATTGTACAATATGTGGACGAAATCAAAAACCTAGACACTTCCAGTGTAGGTGATGATGAAATTTATGAACAAATCTTCTATGAATTAAGAAAAGATTTAGCTGAAAACGGTTTAAAAAGGGACGATTTAGCAAAAATTGCTCCGGCTTATGAAAATGGATATGTTGTGGTTCCAAAGGTGATTGAAACATGA